A portion of the uncultured Draconibacterium sp. genome contains these proteins:
- a CDS encoding cytidylate kinase-like family protein, with protein MKNFLKSYLLQSRCINLETGDYPGPFLTISRQAGCSAKRIAIKLSKILTGYSYMSETKTDVEWKWVDKDMFAGVVNEMIEEVKSGNYEDAKESILFLKEVGRAFSDETIYDISDDKLIATLKGIICRLAYQGRTIIVGRSSGAILKDIPNKLNIRLEAPTDWRIHRMMQIKDMTRTEAAKYINEADKKRDAFIEKIIGRKAENNDFDVIFNYASLEDDQIVDAVINILRNKKIIAPHYEF; from the coding sequence ATGAAAAATTTTTTGAAGAGTTACTTACTGCAATCAAGGTGTATAAACCTCGAAACCGGCGACTATCCAGGTCCTTTTCTAACCATTTCGCGACAAGCCGGATGCTCTGCAAAGCGTATTGCCATAAAACTTTCAAAAATTCTTACCGGTTATAGTTACATGTCGGAAACAAAAACCGATGTTGAATGGAAATGGGTTGATAAAGACATGTTTGCCGGGGTAGTAAACGAGATGATTGAAGAAGTTAAATCGGGTAATTACGAGGATGCCAAAGAATCAATTCTGTTTTTGAAAGAAGTTGGCCGTGCTTTTTCCGACGAGACCATTTATGACATATCGGATGACAAACTAATTGCGACTTTAAAAGGAATTATTTGCCGCCTGGCATACCAGGGACGTACAATAATTGTGGGTCGTTCGTCAGGCGCCATATTAAAAGATATACCAAACAAGCTGAACATCCGATTGGAAGCACCTACCGACTGGAGAATACACCGGATGATGCAAATAAAAGATATGACACGCACAGAAGCTGCAAAATATATTAACGAAGCAGATAAAAAAAGAGATGCTTTTATTGAAAAGATTATTGGCCGAAAAGCAGAAAACAATGATTTTGATGTAATTTTTAATTATGCATCGCTTGAAGATGACCAGATTGTGGATGCCGTAATTAACATATTACGTAATAAAAAAATTATAGCACCACACTACGAATTCTAA
- a CDS encoding PhzF family phenazine biosynthesis protein, translating into MNLTVYQVDAFAEKIFEGNPAAVIPLQNEWLSDNTMQKLALENNLSETAFFIKKDNCFHIRWFTPEAEVDLCGHATLATSHVMFEHLKLAADGICFHSRSGKLSVKKEGDLLVLNFPASEVEAKYVPTGLKTAFGIHPQECFKGREDLMLVFKNENEIANLEPDFTQMLEATSRGIICTAPSEKYDFVSRFFAPSVGINEDPVTGSAHTMLIPYWADKLNKSTLYARQISKRGGKLHCKHLGDRVEIGGKAVTYLVGNINI; encoded by the coding sequence ATGAATTTAACTGTATATCAGGTTGATGCCTTTGCTGAAAAAATTTTTGAAGGAAATCCGGCGGCTGTTATCCCTCTTCAAAATGAATGGCTTTCAGATAATACGATGCAAAAACTGGCATTGGAAAATAACCTTTCGGAAACAGCTTTTTTCATAAAAAAGGACAACTGCTTTCATATTCGTTGGTTCACTCCTGAAGCTGAAGTTGATCTTTGTGGTCATGCTACACTGGCAACTTCGCATGTTATGTTTGAGCATTTAAAACTTGCTGCCGACGGCATTTGTTTTCACTCGCGAAGCGGAAAACTGAGCGTAAAAAAAGAAGGCGATTTGCTGGTTTTAAATTTTCCGGCATCAGAAGTTGAAGCCAAATATGTTCCAACCGGGCTAAAAACAGCTTTTGGCATTCATCCACAAGAATGTTTTAAGGGGCGCGAAGACCTGATGTTGGTATTTAAAAATGAAAATGAAATTGCCAATTTAGAACCCGATTTTACACAAATGTTAGAAGCCACTTCGCGTGGAATTATTTGCACTGCCCCATCGGAAAAATATGATTTTGTTTCGCGCTTTTTTGCGCCTTCTGTTGGTATTAATGAAGATCCGGTAACCGGGTCGGCACATACCATGCTAATTCCGTACTGGGCCGATAAGCTCAACAAAAGTACTTTGTATGCCAGGCAAATCTCAAAAAGAGGTGGCAAGCTGCACTGTAAACACCTTGGCGACCGGGTTGAAATTGGAGGAAAAGCCGTAACCTATTTAGTAGGTAATATTAACATTTAA
- a CDS encoding methyltransferase domain-containing protein, translating to MNDPFGIAIKEYFERGKAPQIQVDSNYTEGETIAPSYFFRNEKELPKLEKVALKNCKGRILDIGAAAGCHSLILQKKGYNVTALEKSEISAEVMRKQGIVKVVNADIFDYSEKQYNTILLLMNGSGIGGTLAGLKKLLTHLKSLLLEDGQILIDSSDIKYLFEEEDGSHWVDIANNNYYGEMQYKVSFRKSVAQFDWLFIDFNTLQLLANEIGYNCSLVEEGPHHDYLAKLKL from the coding sequence ATGAATGATCCGTTTGGCATAGCCATAAAAGAATATTTTGAGCGAGGCAAAGCACCGCAAATACAAGTAGATTCGAACTACACTGAGGGAGAAACAATTGCTCCGTCTTATTTCTTCCGAAACGAAAAGGAACTTCCGAAACTGGAGAAGGTGGCGCTTAAAAATTGTAAAGGCCGCATTTTAGATATTGGTGCTGCTGCCGGTTGCCATTCACTCATATTGCAAAAAAAAGGATACAATGTTACCGCACTCGAAAAATCAGAAATTTCGGCTGAGGTAATGCGTAAACAGGGAATTGTAAAGGTGGTTAACGCAGATATTTTTGACTACAGTGAGAAGCAATACAACACCATTTTATTGCTGATGAACGGATCGGGAATTGGAGGTACCTTAGCAGGTTTGAAAAAATTGTTGACGCATTTAAAAAGTCTGCTGTTGGAAGATGGTCAGATTTTAATCGATTCGTCGGATATTAAATACCTTTTTGAGGAAGAAGATGGCTCACACTGGGTTGATATTGCAAATAACAACTATTACGGCGAAATGCAGTATAAAGTAAGTTTCCGAAAATCGGTTGCTCAATTCGACTGGCTTTTTATCGACTTCAATACACTTCAGTTGCTTGCAAACGAAATTGGTTATAATTGTAGTTTGGTTGAAGAGGGTCCGCATCATGATTACCTGGCAAAATTAAAACTTTAG
- a CDS encoding Gfo/Idh/MocA family oxidoreductase, with amino-acid sequence MNNQITVAMASFGMSGKVFHGPLLKVNNNFKVKYILERSKSLSKELFPAAEIVRTYEAILANNEVELVVVNTPDKFHYKMVKQALEAGKHVVVEKPATLRSIELSELIELANSKKLVFTVFQNRRWDGDFRTVKKLIKEAPFGKLIEFESHYDRYRTEITPNTWKEEGDEYCGVLYNLGSHMVDQTYVLFGNPKAVTAHLKTVRTGGEVADYYDIRLDYKAFSALLKCSYLVMDPGPRYTINGELGTFTKWGIDGQEELLKAGNLPVGEDWGNEEPESWGTLVYTENDEYIEELVETIPGDYRIFYDNLFEVIRNKKQLLVKPEEALAVLEILEACLLSDKEKRTIFL; translated from the coding sequence ATGAATAATCAGATTACGGTGGCGATGGCGTCTTTTGGGATGTCAGGAAAAGTATTTCATGGACCACTATTAAAAGTAAACAACAATTTCAAAGTAAAATATATATTGGAGCGCTCAAAGTCTTTATCAAAAGAGTTGTTTCCTGCTGCTGAGATTGTGCGAACGTATGAGGCAATTTTGGCCAATAATGAAGTGGAGTTAGTTGTTGTAAATACACCTGACAAATTTCATTACAAGATGGTGAAACAGGCTTTGGAAGCGGGAAAACATGTTGTTGTAGAAAAACCGGCAACATTAAGAAGTATTGAACTAAGCGAATTAATTGAGCTTGCTAATTCAAAGAAACTGGTGTTTACTGTATTTCAAAATCGTCGGTGGGATGGTGATTTCAGAACCGTAAAGAAACTCATTAAAGAGGCACCTTTTGGTAAATTAATAGAATTTGAATCGCATTATGATCGTTACCGTACTGAGATTACACCCAACACCTGGAAAGAAGAAGGCGATGAATATTGTGGTGTCCTATATAATCTCGGATCGCACATGGTTGACCAGACTTATGTGTTGTTTGGTAACCCTAAGGCGGTTACTGCACATTTAAAAACGGTGCGAACAGGGGGAGAAGTAGCTGATTATTATGATATCCGACTTGATTACAAGGCGTTTTCAGCTTTGTTAAAGTGCTCGTACCTGGTAATGGATCCGGGACCCAGATATACAATAAATGGCGAGTTAGGTACATTTACAAAGTGGGGAATTGATGGGCAGGAAGAATTGTTAAAAGCAGGAAATTTGCCCGTGGGAGAGGACTGGGGAAACGAAGAACCTGAAAGTTGGGGAACACTGGTTTATACTGAGAATGATGAGTATATTGAAGAATTGGTTGAAACAATTCCCGGTGATTACCGCATTTTTTACGATAATCTATTTGAGGTCATCCGCAACAAAAAACAATTGTTGGTAAAACCAGAAGAGGCGCTGGCAGTGCTTGAAATATTGGAGGCTTGCCTACTGAGTGATAAGGAAAAAAGAACAATTTTTCTTTAG
- a CDS encoding FRG domain-containing protein: MNCQITANDIRVNSWEELTQEVYHQSWKPDLGRFRSDFAFRGLSDRNYQLENSFVRNCGERPELEYHMLRNFRKYARIDDFSLANTPLRALVLAQHHGLATRLLDWTYSPYIAMHFATSNTEKYDLDGVIWKVDFVQVNRLIPEPLNQLLTLEKCNAFTVEMLESVFPTIQKLDETIGSGHALFFEPPSIDDRIVNQFALFSVMTGATSVFDEWLIEHPELYRRIIIPAELKWEVRDKLDQANITERVLFPGLDGLASWLKRHYRPKL, from the coding sequence ATGAATTGTCAGATAACAGCAAACGACATACGTGTTAACAGTTGGGAAGAATTAACGCAGGAAGTTTACCACCAGTCGTGGAAACCGGATCTTGGTCGATTCCGATCCGACTTTGCATTTCGTGGTCTCTCCGACCGTAATTACCAACTCGAAAACAGCTTTGTTCGCAATTGTGGAGAACGTCCGGAACTGGAATATCACATGTTGCGCAATTTCCGAAAGTATGCCCGCATCGATGATTTCTCGCTGGCCAACACTCCTCTACGTGCCTTAGTTTTGGCACAGCATCATGGTTTGGCAACGCGCTTGCTCGATTGGACCTACTCGCCTTATATTGCCATGCACTTTGCCACTTCGAATACCGAAAAATACGATTTAGACGGAGTGATATGGAAAGTTGATTTTGTTCAGGTAAACCGACTGATACCGGAACCACTGAACCAATTGCTGACATTGGAAAAATGCAATGCTTTTACCGTAGAAATGCTGGAATCGGTATTTCCTACCATTCAGAAACTGGATGAAACCATAGGAAGTGGACACGCGCTATTTTTTGAACCACCTTCAATCGACGACCGGATTGTTAACCAGTTTGCTCTTTTTTCAGTAATGACTGGTGCTACATCGGTTTTTGACGAGTGGCTGATAGAACATCCGGAATTGTACCGAAGGATTATAATACCTGCTGAATTAAAATGGGAAGTACGCGACAAACTCGACCAGGCTAATATTACCGAGCGGGTACTTTTCCCCGGACTTGACGGATTGGCAAGTTGGCTCAAACGTCATTACCGTCCAAAACTATAA
- a CDS encoding TonB-dependent receptor: MMKNFTILFFLLLSQIVSFGQSNNATLKGVISDQNGVPIDMVNVVLKEYPTLGTTTNANGEFLLRIPARKQLTVIFSSLGYQTFQDSVFANREETIIKQIEMPEMNLELAEIIVKEQRRNGGSIVSLDPKIINSISSASGGIEAGLKTLPGVASNNELSSQYTVRGGNFDENLVYVNDVEVYRPFLIRAGQQEGLSFVNSDMVSTIDFSAGGFNAKYGDKMSSVLDIKYRKPSDFKGSASISMLGATAHFEDVTLNGKLSHISGLRYKTNRYMLGSLDEQGEYDPRFLDFQTYITYQFNEKFDLSFLGNVAQNQYNFIPQTRETTFGTWQNPLNTRIYFDGQEQDDFKTYLGAVTANYHPNPNLNLKFIASAYHAKENETYDIQGQYYLNQLERNMGSEEFGDSSLNLGVGTFINHARNSLDATVFSFSHKGAYNSEKHLLNWGIKFQHEKINDELNEWIYRDSAGYSIPYSDSEVNLFYTLNARNKISSNRITGYIQDTWSVPINSGDLYLTGGARFNYWDFNDELLISPRATLSYFPEWEKKMSFRLSAGMYHQSPFFKELKKSDGYINYNSKAQRSFQLVGGTDLLFTAWDRPFRFTSEAYYKHMNRLIPYQVDNVRIRYLAEEEATGYAAGVDFKINGEFVSGLQSWASLSFLQTEEDIKGDGHGMIPRPTDQWMNFSMFFQDYLPGNPTYKMQLSGFYGARLPTGPPNGERYQDVFRMPPYRRIDLGFSKVFISSANRSNSPFFRHITDMWLSLEVFNILNINNTISYFWVSSIYGDQYAVPNYLTSRKFNLKLTLKF, from the coding sequence ATGATGAAAAACTTTACCATTCTATTCTTTTTACTGCTAAGCCAAATCGTTTCTTTTGGGCAAAGTAACAACGCAACTTTAAAAGGTGTTATCAGCGATCAAAACGGCGTTCCGATTGATATGGTAAACGTGGTATTAAAAGAATATCCAACCCTGGGAACCACGACAAATGCCAACGGCGAATTTTTGCTTCGCATTCCGGCACGAAAACAACTTACTGTAATTTTCTCATCCCTGGGGTATCAAACTTTTCAGGATTCGGTTTTTGCCAATCGCGAAGAAACCATTATAAAGCAAATTGAAATGCCGGAAATGAATTTAGAACTGGCAGAGATTATTGTAAAAGAACAGCGACGAAACGGTGGAAGCATCGTAAGTCTCGATCCCAAAATAATCAACTCAATTTCAAGTGCATCGGGAGGTATTGAAGCCGGATTGAAAACCTTACCCGGCGTTGCATCAAACAATGAGTTAAGTTCGCAATACACCGTTCGCGGTGGTAATTTCGACGAAAACCTGGTTTATGTTAACGATGTTGAGGTTTATCGTCCCTTTTTAATTCGCGCCGGCCAGCAGGAAGGTTTAAGCTTTGTAAACAGCGACATGGTTTCCACCATCGATTTTTCGGCAGGTGGTTTTAATGCCAAATACGGCGATAAAATGTCATCGGTATTAGACATTAAGTACCGCAAGCCAAGCGATTTTAAAGGATCCGCATCGATTAGTATGCTGGGAGCAACAGCCCATTTTGAAGATGTAACTTTAAACGGAAAGCTATCACATATTTCAGGGCTTCGTTACAAAACTAACCGATACATGTTGGGTAGTTTAGATGAACAAGGCGAATACGATCCGCGCTTTCTCGATTTTCAAACATACATTACTTACCAGTTTAACGAGAAATTCGACCTCTCGTTTTTGGGTAACGTAGCACAAAACCAATACAATTTTATTCCGCAAACGCGCGAAACAACTTTCGGAACGTGGCAAAACCCACTTAATACCCGAATTTATTTTGATGGCCAGGAACAGGATGATTTTAAAACCTATCTTGGTGCTGTTACAGCCAACTATCATCCAAATCCAAACCTTAATTTAAAGTTTATTGCTTCGGCTTATCATGCCAAAGAAAACGAGACATACGACATACAAGGGCAATATTATCTGAACCAGTTAGAGCGAAATATGGGCTCGGAAGAATTCGGCGACAGTTCCCTGAATCTGGGTGTTGGTACATTTATAAATCATGCACGAAACAGCCTGGATGCAACGGTTTTCAGTTTTTCACACAAAGGAGCATACAACTCAGAGAAACACCTGTTAAACTGGGGAATAAAATTTCAGCACGAAAAGATAAACGACGAATTGAACGAATGGATCTATCGCGATTCAGCCGGCTATTCAATTCCTTATTCTGATAGCGAAGTTAATTTGTTTTACACATTAAATGCCAGAAACAAAATCAGTTCGAACCGCATAACCGGTTACATTCAGGATACCTGGAGTGTGCCCATAAATAGTGGCGATTTATACTTAACCGGCGGAGCACGTTTTAATTACTGGGATTTTAACGATGAACTGCTTATTAGCCCGCGTGCCACATTAAGCTATTTTCCCGAGTGGGAGAAAAAAATGTCGTTCCGGCTTTCGGCAGGGATGTACCATCAGTCGCCATTTTTTAAAGAGCTGAAAAAAAGTGACGGTTACATTAATTACAACTCAAAAGCACAACGTTCGTTCCAGCTGGTTGGAGGCACCGACTTGCTGTTTACCGCCTGGGACCGCCCATTTCGTTTTACATCAGAGGCCTATTATAAACACATGAACCGACTGATTCCATACCAGGTTGACAATGTTCGTATACGCTACCTGGCCGAAGAAGAAGCAACGGGATATGCAGCCGGAGTTGATTTTAAAATTAATGGTGAGTTTGTTAGTGGTCTGCAATCGTGGGCAAGTTTGTCTTTCCTTCAAACCGAGGAGGATATTAAAGGCGATGGACATGGGATGATTCCCCGACCAACTGACCAGTGGATGAATTTCAGTATGTTTTTTCAGGATTACTTGCCCGGAAACCCAACCTATAAAATGCAACTATCAGGGTTTTATGGTGCGCGCCTGCCAACCGGGCCACCAAATGGAGAGCGTTACCAAGATGTTTTTCGGATGCCTCCTTACCGCCGTATCGACCTCGGATTTTCAAAGGTTTTTATCAGTTCGGCAAATCGCTCAAACAGCCCGTTTTTCAGGCATATAACTGATATGTGGCTGAGTTTGGAAGTGTTTAATATTCTGAATATAAACAATACAATTTCGTATTTCTGGGTGTCTAGTATTTATGGCGACCAGTATGCTGTTCCGAATTACCTTACTTCGCGGAAATTCAATTTAAAACTCACATTAAAATTCTAG
- a CDS encoding aldo/keto reductase → MANFQINRRKFIGALSAGTAHILLSNPIYAGNTPTRNHDPFQLVELGNSGIKTTLLGMGTGVHATNRSSFLTKQDKNTSLDLLHHAYNKGIRYFDLADTYGTHGLFAEAMTKMNREELTLTTKIWTRPGGIPEKERPDADIVVDRFRKEMNTDYIDLVQIHCMVDEDWTETLKPQMEILSNLKAKGIIKAHGVSVHSYDAMKAAVESTWVDVLHARINPYGIAMDKPDPQEVVEVIQQLHQSGKGVIGMKLVGNGQLRNDSEKIDNSLRFVLGLGCVDMMIVGFETKDQVDNYVQRMQTELKRLY, encoded by the coding sequence ATGGCCAACTTTCAAATAAACCGTCGAAAATTTATCGGAGCCCTGAGTGCTGGCACAGCACATATTCTATTATCCAATCCAATTTATGCCGGCAACACTCCCACCAGAAATCACGATCCTTTTCAGTTGGTAGAGTTGGGAAATTCAGGAATAAAAACAACGTTGTTGGGAATGGGAACCGGTGTTCATGCAACCAACCGAAGTAGTTTTCTTACCAAGCAAGATAAAAATACCAGTCTCGATTTGTTACATCATGCATACAACAAAGGCATCCGGTATTTCGATTTGGCCGACACCTACGGTACACATGGGCTTTTTGCTGAAGCCATGACTAAAATGAATCGTGAAGAACTAACACTCACCACAAAAATATGGACGCGTCCGGGTGGAATTCCGGAGAAAGAACGTCCCGATGCTGATATTGTGGTTGATCGCTTCCGCAAAGAAATGAATACTGATTACATTGATTTGGTGCAAATACATTGTATGGTTGACGAGGACTGGACGGAAACGTTGAAACCACAGATGGAAATCCTGTCAAACCTAAAGGCAAAAGGAATTATTAAAGCTCATGGCGTGTCGGTGCATTCGTATGATGCTATGAAAGCAGCTGTAGAAAGTACCTGGGTTGATGTATTGCACGCACGTATCAATCCGTATGGAATTGCGATGGACAAACCCGATCCGCAGGAAGTTGTTGAAGTGATTCAACAATTGCACCAATCAGGAAAAGGTGTAATAGGCATGAAACTGGTTGGCAACGGACAACTCCGAAACGACAGTGAAAAAATTGATAATTCGTTACGTTTCGTGCTTGGTCTGGGTTGCGTTGATATGATGATTGTTGGTTTTGAGACCAAAGACCAGGTTGACAATTACGTTCAGAGAATGCAAACAGAATTGAAACGACTTTATTAA
- a CDS encoding SulP family inorganic anion transporter: protein MKSIFKPKLFSLLRNGVSRKQITSDVLAGIVVGIVALPLAIAFAVASGVSPEKGLITAVVAGFLISLLGGSRVQIGGPTGAFIVIVYGIVQQYGINGLIISTVLAGIILIIFGVLKLGTLLKFIPHPLIVGFTSGIALVIFSTQIKDALGLTITDLPSGFIEKWNVYISNLCNVNIAALLVTLATIAITLISGKFVKKIPGSFIAIILITLVVQIFKLPIATIETYFGEISNTIHFTIPQIHLNDLQNYLEPALTIALLGGIESLLSAVVADGMISGKHRSNTELIAQGIANVVTPFFGGIPATGAIARTATNIKNGGRTPIAGITHAITLLLIMLFLGKWAKLIPMSCLAGILIIVAYNMSEWRSFASILKGSVFDIIVLLTTFILTVLVDLTIAIEVGVVLSAILFMKRMSDISEKRINNIVDTDVIEDYSQLPAGVSVYEISGPLFFASARRYSEVIQEIGQSCDTLILRMRHVSFIDETGMKNLQSSLSILKNKGVKVILSGVSAQLKTDLEKRLSSKVLNYIDMEDSFEKALDHAKLITAF from the coding sequence ATGAAATCAATTTTTAAGCCCAAACTATTTTCACTATTGCGTAATGGTGTAAGTAGAAAACAAATTACTTCGGACGTACTTGCCGGAATTGTAGTTGGTATTGTTGCACTGCCACTGGCTATTGCTTTTGCGGTTGCTTCGGGTGTATCTCCTGAAAAAGGCTTGATTACCGCTGTGGTAGCCGGTTTTCTTATTTCGTTATTGGGTGGCAGCCGTGTGCAAATTGGCGGCCCAACCGGAGCTTTTATTGTAATTGTTTACGGCATTGTGCAACAATACGGTATTAACGGGCTAATCATTTCAACTGTTTTAGCCGGTATAATCCTCATCATATTTGGTGTACTGAAATTAGGAACTTTGCTAAAATTTATTCCTCACCCACTAATTGTCGGGTTTACAAGCGGTATTGCCTTGGTTATTTTTTCTACTCAAATTAAAGATGCGCTTGGACTGACAATTACTGATTTACCGTCGGGGTTTATTGAAAAATGGAACGTTTATATTAGCAACCTATGCAATGTGAATATAGCTGCACTACTGGTAACTTTGGCAACAATTGCCATAACTCTAATCAGTGGAAAATTTGTAAAAAAAATTCCGGGTTCATTTATCGCAATCATTCTTATTACACTGGTCGTCCAAATCTTTAAACTACCAATTGCAACCATTGAAACCTATTTTGGGGAGATTAGTAATACCATTCATTTTACCATTCCACAGATACATTTGAACGATTTGCAAAATTACCTTGAACCGGCGCTTACAATCGCGCTACTTGGTGGTATCGAGTCGTTGTTATCGGCAGTGGTTGCGGATGGTATGATTAGTGGAAAACACCGCTCGAATACCGAGCTAATTGCCCAGGGAATTGCCAACGTTGTTACCCCGTTTTTTGGTGGTATTCCTGCCACCGGAGCAATTGCACGTACAGCAACCAATATAAAAAATGGCGGGCGCACTCCAATTGCCGGAATAACGCATGCCATAACACTTTTACTCATCATGCTTTTCCTGGGCAAGTGGGCAAAATTAATTCCAATGTCGTGCCTGGCAGGAATTTTAATAATTGTAGCCTATAACATGAGCGAGTGGCGTTCGTTTGCTTCAATTCTGAAAGGATCGGTTTTCGATATTATTGTATTGCTCACAACTTTCATTTTAACGGTGCTGGTTGACTTAACTATTGCTATTGAGGTTGGCGTTGTGCTGTCGGCTATTTTGTTTATGAAACGCATGTCGGACATTAGTGAAAAACGAATAAATAACATTGTTGACACTGATGTTATTGAAGACTACTCACAGTTACCTGCAGGAGTTTCTGTTTACGAAATTAGTGGCCCGTTGTTTTTTGCATCGGCACGTCGATACTCTGAGGTCATTCAGGAAATCGGGCAAAGTTGCGATACGCTGATTCTTCGTATGCGCCACGTTTCTTTTATTGACGAAACGGGAATGAAAAACCTACAGAGCTCACTAAGTATTCTGAAAAACAAAGGTGTAAAAGTTATCTTATCAGGCGTTTCTGCCCAGCTAAAAACCGACCTTGAAAAAAGACTCAGCTCAAAAGTTCTGAACTACATTGATATGGAAGATTCGTTTGAGAAAGCGCTTGACCATGCTAAACTTATTACTGCATTCTAA